The Argentina anserina chromosome 3, drPotAnse1.1, whole genome shotgun sequence genome includes a region encoding these proteins:
- the LOC126789071 gene encoding uncharacterized protein LOC126789071 isoform X1, producing MAQIETQGILQDIQTLVSDQLQVVSYKWLSRNYLVSSNDAKRLLQEFVESHGNGLEVVYTLSGQLKNNPVSYHVRLVSGPQLAEAKEEFDGNCSVGVYSVQPCIPKDPATMWNAEFVQAEELHTQAPTVENCLRDNRFCGILNSFVMRNVEGTPTSTTGPQPNSKLAAEPSKINLPHQGSVIPKQPQNKGQQSSPNVVQTANVVKDVKSESNGIEVAHQPKKPPAGKEKVAPLPANKKKVQNDKSSSASGGSLANMWGRASVKSKSLSTAENSNMIPTHAGDSAEAQICVREVEPGAISDDDDQDVNFRRASSSEATRKRRVIFDFSDEDECEDAINLASPEYAKENSCQEANESGKTLVPHKTNLNFDEQSEDKPEVKEEISVGGESDQTCREDTTIFSKKKNSGIILTEKIEKVVPENDVKKIDKLTTAAKTQRDADIILTEKKRNSVPENDANKTDKPTNGASRSPQRRKILKTQIDERGREVTEVIWEGKETEEKKADSLTTAKADSSTTKKADNTVKTVSNRSPAVPKPVANTGPKNQTTKAGGKKVVNKDPKQGNILSFFKKV from the exons GTATCTTACAAGTGGCTGAGTCGGAACTACTTGGTGTCGTCCAACGATGCAAAGAG GTTGCTCCAGGAGTTTGTGGAGAGCCATGGGAATGGTTTGGAAGTGGTTTATACGTTGTCGGGCCAGTTGAAGAACAATCCTGTGAGCTACCATGTCAGGCTTGTTTCGGGGCCTCAACTTGCAG AGGCAAAGGAAGAATTTGATGGAAATTGCTCCGTTGGGGTTTACAGTGTGCAACCATGCATTCCAAAGGACCCAGCCACAATGTGGAATGCAGAATTTGTACAAGCAGAGGAGCTCCATACACAGGCTCCAACTGTTGAAAATTGCTTGAGAGATAACAG GTTCTGTGGCATTCTCAATTCCTTCGTTATGCGCAATGTTGAGGGAACACCAACAAGCACTACAGGTCCACAACCCAACTCCAAATTAGCTGCAGAGCCATCAAAAATTAATTTGCCTCATCAAGGTAGTGTGATTCCCAAACAGCCACAGAATAAAGGACAACAATCTAGTCCGAATGTTGTGCAAACTGCCAATGTGGTTAAAGATGTCAAAAGTGAAAGCAATGGCATAGAAGTTGCTCATCAGCCTAAAAAACCTCCCGCAGGCAAAGAAAAAGTTGCTCCTCTTCCTGCTAACAAAAAGAAGGTCCAGAATGATAAAAGCTCTTCTGCTTCTGGAGGCTCTTTGGCAAATATGTGGGGTCGTGCATCTGTGAAGTCAAAATCACTTTCTACAGCTGAAAATAGTAATATGATTCCTACACATGCTG GAGATAGTGCAGAGGCTCAGATTTGTGTGAGAGAAGTAGAACCCGGTGCCAtcagtgatgatgatgatcaggACGTTAATTTTAGGAGAGCTTCCAGTTCTGAAGCCACTAGGAAACGGAGGGTCATCTTTGATTTCTCAGATGAAGATGAATGTGAAGATGCAATCAATTTAGCATCACCAGAGTatgcaaaagaaaattcatgTCAAGAGGCCAATGAGAGTGGCAAAACATTGGTTCCACATAAAACCAATTTGAACTTTGACGAGCAGTCAGAAGATAAGCCAGAGGTCAAGGAAGAGATATCAGTTGGTGGAGAATCTGACCAAACTTGCAGAGAAGATACTACGATTTTCAGCAAAAAAAAGAATTCCGGAATTATCCTGAcagagaaaatagaaaaagttGTTCCTGAAAACGATGTGAAAAAAATCGATAAGCTGACTACTGCTGCTAAGACACAGAGAGATGCTGACATTATCCTAACCGAGAAAAAACGAAATTCTGTTCCTGAAAATGATGCGAACAAAACGGATAAACCAACCAACGGAGCATCAAGATCCcctcaaagaagaaaaattttGAAGACGCAAATTGATGAACGTGGAAGAGAAG TAACTGAGGTAATATGGGAGGGAAAGGAGacagaagaaaagaaagctGACAGCCTCACAACAGCAAAAGCTGACAGCAGTACAACAAAGAAAGCTGATAATACAGTTAAAACTGTCTCAAACAG GTCTCCTGCAGTTCCTAAGCCAGTGGCAAACACTGGTCCGAAAAATCAAACTACCAAAGCAGGAGGCAAGAAAGTAGTAAACAAGGATCCGAAGCAAGGAAATATTCTTTCATTCTTCAAAAAGGTCTAA
- the LOC126789071 gene encoding uncharacterized protein LOC126789071 isoform X2: MAQIETQGILQDIQTLVSDQLQVVSYKWLSRNYLVSSNDAKRLLQEFVESHGNGLEVVYTLSGQLKNNPVSYHVRLVSGPQLAEAKEEFDGNCSVGVYSVQPCIPKDPATMWNAEFVQAEELHTQAPTVENCLRDNRFCGILNSFVMRNVEGTPTSTTGPQPNSKLAAEPSKINLPHQGSVIPKQPQNKGQQSSPNVVQTANVVKDVKSESNGIEVAHQPKKPPAGKEKVAPLPANKKKVQNDKSSSASGGSLANMWGRASVKSKSLSTAENRDSAEAQICVREVEPGAISDDDDQDVNFRRASSSEATRKRRVIFDFSDEDECEDAINLASPEYAKENSCQEANESGKTLVPHKTNLNFDEQSEDKPEVKEEISVGGESDQTCREDTTIFSKKKNSGIILTEKIEKVVPENDVKKIDKLTTAAKTQRDADIILTEKKRNSVPENDANKTDKPTNGASRSPQRRKILKTQIDERGREVTEVIWEGKETEEKKADSLTTAKADSSTTKKADNTVKTVSNRSPAVPKPVANTGPKNQTTKAGGKKVVNKDPKQGNILSFFKKV; encoded by the exons GTATCTTACAAGTGGCTGAGTCGGAACTACTTGGTGTCGTCCAACGATGCAAAGAG GTTGCTCCAGGAGTTTGTGGAGAGCCATGGGAATGGTTTGGAAGTGGTTTATACGTTGTCGGGCCAGTTGAAGAACAATCCTGTGAGCTACCATGTCAGGCTTGTTTCGGGGCCTCAACTTGCAG AGGCAAAGGAAGAATTTGATGGAAATTGCTCCGTTGGGGTTTACAGTGTGCAACCATGCATTCCAAAGGACCCAGCCACAATGTGGAATGCAGAATTTGTACAAGCAGAGGAGCTCCATACACAGGCTCCAACTGTTGAAAATTGCTTGAGAGATAACAG GTTCTGTGGCATTCTCAATTCCTTCGTTATGCGCAATGTTGAGGGAACACCAACAAGCACTACAGGTCCACAACCCAACTCCAAATTAGCTGCAGAGCCATCAAAAATTAATTTGCCTCATCAAGGTAGTGTGATTCCCAAACAGCCACAGAATAAAGGACAACAATCTAGTCCGAATGTTGTGCAAACTGCCAATGTGGTTAAAGATGTCAAAAGTGAAAGCAATGGCATAGAAGTTGCTCATCAGCCTAAAAAACCTCCCGCAGGCAAAGAAAAAGTTGCTCCTCTTCCTGCTAACAAAAAGAAGGTCCAGAATGATAAAAGCTCTTCTGCTTCTGGAGGCTCTTTGGCAAATATGTGGGGTCGTGCATCTGTGAAGTCAAAATCACTTTCTACAGCTGAAAATA GAGATAGTGCAGAGGCTCAGATTTGTGTGAGAGAAGTAGAACCCGGTGCCAtcagtgatgatgatgatcaggACGTTAATTTTAGGAGAGCTTCCAGTTCTGAAGCCACTAGGAAACGGAGGGTCATCTTTGATTTCTCAGATGAAGATGAATGTGAAGATGCAATCAATTTAGCATCACCAGAGTatgcaaaagaaaattcatgTCAAGAGGCCAATGAGAGTGGCAAAACATTGGTTCCACATAAAACCAATTTGAACTTTGACGAGCAGTCAGAAGATAAGCCAGAGGTCAAGGAAGAGATATCAGTTGGTGGAGAATCTGACCAAACTTGCAGAGAAGATACTACGATTTTCAGCAAAAAAAAGAATTCCGGAATTATCCTGAcagagaaaatagaaaaagttGTTCCTGAAAACGATGTGAAAAAAATCGATAAGCTGACTACTGCTGCTAAGACACAGAGAGATGCTGACATTATCCTAACCGAGAAAAAACGAAATTCTGTTCCTGAAAATGATGCGAACAAAACGGATAAACCAACCAACGGAGCATCAAGATCCcctcaaagaagaaaaattttGAAGACGCAAATTGATGAACGTGGAAGAGAAG TAACTGAGGTAATATGGGAGGGAAAGGAGacagaagaaaagaaagctGACAGCCTCACAACAGCAAAAGCTGACAGCAGTACAACAAAGAAAGCTGATAATACAGTTAAAACTGTCTCAAACAG GTCTCCTGCAGTTCCTAAGCCAGTGGCAAACACTGGTCCGAAAAATCAAACTACCAAAGCAGGAGGCAAGAAAGTAGTAAACAAGGATCCGAAGCAAGGAAATATTCTTTCATTCTTCAAAAAGGTCTAA